A segment of the bacterium genome:
CAAGGCGATGTCTGACGAGACCGGCGGGGCAGTCACAGCGCTGGAAACGATCGCTGCGCCAGGAGAAGGTCCGCCGCTGCACGTTCATGCCGAAGACGAGCTGATCCATACGCTCGAAGGCGTGTTCCGGATAAAGCTCGGAGGCGCCCTCCACGAGCTGCGACCGGGAACATTCGTGTTCATACCCAACGGCACCCCGCATGCGTGGCAGAACATCGGAAGCCGGCCGG
Coding sequences within it:
- a CDS encoding cupin domain-containing protein, with protein sequence MTFKAMSDETGGAVTALETIAAPGEGPPLHVHAEDELIHTLEGVFRIKLGGALHELRPGTFVFIPNGTPHAWQNIGSRP